The Podospora pseudopauciseta strain CBS 411.78 chromosome 7 map unlocalized CBS411.78m_7.2, whole genome shotgun sequence genome contains a region encoding:
- a CDS encoding uncharacterized protein (COG:S; EggNog:ENOG503PEYT), with protein sequence MATNIVPYEIAELIRRKKALYCRSADTKQWRRFSEFALPEATFTFVDALTPDIPLTEGGQSMSFSHRDAFLNYFEERNKDLQYIHSVGPGELYFVDGKDGKEVKAIWGVIFHVGDGEETRGFHGTGAGYYHEVWVKVGDDWFIRSLRFERVYQKLVSLGTGAQ encoded by the coding sequence ATGGCCACTAACATCGTCCCCTACGAGATTGCCGAGCTTATTCGTCGTAAAAAGGCTCTCTACTGTCGATCCGCAGATACCAAACAATGGCGTCGATTCTCCGAGTTTGCTCTCCCTGAAGCCACATTCACATTTGTTGATGCCCTCACCCCCGATATTCCACTGACCGAGGGGGGCCAGAGCATGTCATTTTCCCATCGCGACGCGTTTCTTAATTACTTTGAGGAACGAAACAAGGACTTGCAGTACATTCACTCTGTGGGACCGGGGGAGCTCTACTTTGTGGACGGGAAAgatgggaaggaggtgaaggCAATCTGGGGCGTTATCTTTcatgttggcgatggtgagGAAACGAGGGGGTTTCATGGGACTGGCGCAGGATACTATCACGAAGTCTGGGTCAAGGTCGGTGATGACTGGTTTATAAGGAGCTTGAGGTTTGAGAGAGTTTACCAGAAGCTTGTGAGTCTCGGTACAGGAGCGCAGTAG
- a CDS encoding uncharacterized protein (COG:S; EggNog:ENOG503P2IF) — MSQPWKSESVALREISRFNEGVQCRTRGAIWANAEKGEFWIWGGYLPKIADGMNDTFIWKFTADGWGGGSWAKETPLNFEKLPSLQQTKDSAVMVAHDKGYVLGGVRSWLPSDEDAGPGMVTYDFRSKVVDNGTGPAIGILGKTATLTGANLLFMPGYNMPNGLGLVLGGHALVTFDGTAKVEELHPLDLHNLTFFDPVTNEQYWQLTTGDIPPSPRSRACVAGPFRTPGGNYDLFLFGGENKPTDTRYDDAYVLSLPGFVWTKVPSPAPGGSRAYHSCLAVGRNQVLSVGGTRGGGFDNDWRSPDPVPQGLLLFNMTSLRWQLEYFVEGDLVSGYERASTIRNWYQNGSLDRVQWSSEKVQRMFGGSGAVKSTVPDVSDSDASPSNTTINVATATVTSEPNPSTIPLATVVGGICGAFALAFVVSVLGWFIYRSRQKRAPVKETDKWPRSQDKCIETGPDGYYVYGIPGELQGTTVRDSSMNWPAQELDSGHQYPELFDGRS; from the exons ATGTCCCAACCGTGGAAGAGCGAGTCCGTGGCCTTGCGAGAGATTTCCAGGTTCAACGAAGGTGTACAATGTAGAACAAGGGGCGCCATTTGGGCGAACGCTGAGAAAGGCGAGTTTTGGATTTGGGGTGGCTACCTGCCAAAAATTGCTGATGGCATGAATGACACGTTTATCTGGAAATTTACCGCCGACGGTTGGGGCGGTGGCTCTTGGGCTAAGGAAACCCCTTTAAACTTCGAAAAGCTTCCCAGTTTACAGCAAACGAAAGATAGTGCGGTTATGGTAGCTCACGACAAGGGCTATGTTCTGGGGGGTGTAAGAAGCTGGCTACCGTCGGACGAAGATGCAGGCCCCGGAATGGTAACCTACGATTTTAGATCCAAGGTGGTGGACAACGGGACAGGCCCTGCCATTGGCATCTTGGGTAAAACAGCCACATTGACAGGAGCAAACCTCCTGTTTATGCCAGGATATAACATGCCGAACGGGCTTGGTTTGGTCCTTGGGGGACATGCACTTGTTACTTTCGATGGAACAGCAAAGGTTGAGGAGTTGCATCCACTGGACTTGCACAATCTGACATTCTTTGATCCGGTAACCAACGAACAGTACTGGCAGCTGACAACAGGAGACatacctccctctccccgctCACGCGCTTGTGTCGCTGGACCCTTCCGCACACCTGGAGGAAATTACGATTT ATTTCTTTTCGGTGGAGAAAACAAACCGACAGACACTCGGTATGATGATGCCTACGTCTTGAGCCTTCCTGGCTTCGTTTGGACCAAAGTGCCATCCCCAGCGCCGGGGGGGTCGCGTGCTTACCACTCTTGCTTGGCTGTTGGAAGAAACCAAGTGCTGAGTGTCGGTGGGACGCGTGGTGGAGGCTTTGATAATGACTGGAGGTCTCCCGACCCTGTGCCCCAAGGCTTGCTTTTGTTCAACATGACCTCTCTGAGATGGCAACTTGAGTACTTCGTCGAAGGCGACCTTGTTTCGGGATATGAGCGAGCAAGCACTATTAGGAATTGGTACCAAAACGG TTCACTGGATCGTGTCCAATGGTCTTCAGAGAAGGTGCAAAGAATGTTTGGGGGCTCAGGGGCGGTGAAAAGCACTGTGCCAGATGTATCAGATTCGGATGCATCGCCTTCCAACACTACCATCAATGTTGCAACAGCCACTGTAACATCTGAACCTAATCCGTCAACGATACCATTAGCAACAGTAGTGGGTGGCATATGCGGAGCCTTTGCTCTAGCTTTTGTTGTTTCTGTCTTGGGCTGGTTCATTTACCGTTCGAGACAGAAACGAGCACCGGTGAAAGAGACAGATAAATGGCCAAGGAGTCAGGATAAGTGCATTGAGACAGGGCCAGATGGATATTATGTCTACGGGATTCCAGGCGAGTTACAGGGCACCACTGTACGGGACAGTTCAATGAACTGGCCAGCGCAAGAGCTTGACTCGGGCCATCAGTACCCCGAGCTGTTTGATGGCCGGTCATAG
- a CDS encoding uncharacterized protein (COG:S; EggNog:ENOG503P8SD), which translates to MNRDADAAHNLLERKNKLMAELMTYYRDMIHTATQQIPANASNSSGAINSLAMETAMTGFIRATEDLLSLTHEIRELWIIGPLTKPGAGDEEARRNMKQEAEETFNLVNALRNEQRLAQIGAAEQSPMRYHVKNLEGHPGRTQAGQVHGVHQ; encoded by the exons ATGAATCGCGACGCTGATGCAGCTCACAATCTTCTTG AGCGCAAGAACAAGCTCATGGCCGAGCTCATGACTTATTACCGCGACATGATACACACAGCCACCCAGCAGATTCCCGCCAATGCTTCCAATTCCTCAGGTGCCATCAACAGTCTCGCGATGGAGACAGCCATGACGGGCTTC ATTAGAGCCACCGAGGACTTGCTCTCCCTTACCCATGAGATCCGCGAGCTGTGGATCATTGGCCCGTTGACCAAGCCTGGCGCCGGCGACGAGGAAGCCAGACGGAACATGAAGCAGGAGGCGGAAGAGACCTTCAACCTGGTCAACGCTTTGAGGAATGAGCAGAGGCTGGCTCAGATTGGCGCCGCTGAACAGTCACCGATGAGGTACCACGTCAAGAATTTGGAAGGCCATCCCGGGAGAACGCAGGCAGGACAGGTACATGGTGTGCACCAGTGA
- a CDS encoding uncharacterized protein (EggNog:ENOG503NWE9) — MSRAKPRFQRRKVQQPSTEQPPTKQPPTEQTRPQQAPPSTFAGGPKPTSTAQSNTQSAAQTGSKAQYTQLTRHKSRDVFGRTYSDVYSVCTISYNSGRFIKLKVQATDDVRNGKGGSTWKRKQIKNVGPTPLKVSNWVFGHVDDVNKPIKEYSFGDIAQVIGRTLAITPLMLFLNFAVSPGGGEVRNGGNYDAVPYRYFGRPKTSRNSLDNSIHQGDIQFQKTVTERPAIFAAPASEKTPRAVSERTERILLPRRLCWLDTKPQVIVQDDEEYQAYQSTDVKQNAKHCPEYLFVAWRVSQLETENLQDKEALHELAQRATKEAGLSCYWISENCFTAPEEELSLDVWRMSDIVRGSSGMAIALGRLPDEDTSADLNSDKDPCYALLTSWSQSIWTFPELLLSKRSTITCYYFSDHEEEPSAKASDPFRDSSASPYGTIRKQIIPKNQLAARCLETSRDRYQVRRLIDHYSGNLKLSDLELTTFRQAGTQYLPGDYSCALMGLLGRRPSVHRSDSAFLAFARLSLENYNNRLFERMLCLLQHEEQVWYDTTDVYGARLWDIEPSVQVAGIGVYNEQEAKMDAVNEREYDQEFFHQDDDGVTSEKVLPPSPISHSKRQYPPSVASQPRTHLASRSQVSFQSHAPLSPPTSISHPAYNSPLQEPWSPTVTEMTELTSPSTQQQKPKYSHAQLNPEADTTILDGCLAATVHWSEFCTPLTTSYPALFHRILKWLLRVNIIPLIVGTILALIPTPPVSGFGAFILAYSLSILVASPFIIRILYGGKFWGVQSFFFGFEGYMPIGEIERKIWGADMGRLKWSWYASSPLAVHKIEEEGRYIVSEDPTAVEETRRMVEEAKNAGPGDLRVFTLVDTYSMTATLFQARRLPQALLICGSEGGMQRALGCSFEWTTQTFYKETVLRLETRVLDKMDRIRRVRLGIKRGHMEATHRASL, encoded by the exons ATGTCCAGAGCAAAACCCAGGTTTCAACGACGAAAAGTTCAGCAGCCCTCTACCGAGCAGCCCCCTACCAAGCAGCCCCCCACCGAGCAGACACGCCCTCAGCAAGCACCTCCATCCACCTTTGCAGGTGGACCCAAGCCGACATCAACTGCACAATCCAACACCCAATCCGCTGCTCAAACCGGGAGCAAAGCCCAA TACACCCAGCTGACCCGGCACAAGTCCCGAGATGTCTTTGGCCGGACGTACAGTGATGTTTACTCGGTTTGCACCATCTCCTACAACAGTGGCAGATTCATCAAGCTCAAAGTCCAGGCAACCGATGATGTTCGCAACGGCAAAGGCGGCAGTACCTGGAAGCGCAAACAGATCAAGAATGTCGGGCCCACACCCCTCAAGGTATCCAACTGGGTGTTCGGTCACGTTGACGACGTCAACAAGCCAATCAAAGAGTACAGCTTTGGTGACATTGCTCAAGTTATCGGACGAACTCTTGCCATCACACCCTTGATGCTGTTCTTG AACTTTGCTGTGAGccctggaggaggagaggtaaGGAATGGCGGGAACTATGATGCTGTGCCGTACCGATACTTTGGACGCCCGAAAACTAGCCGCAACTCCCTGGATAACAGTATCCATCAGGGAGATATCCAGTTCCAAAAGACCGTCACAGAAAGACCTGCCATTTTTGCCGCCCCCGCTTCTGAGAAGACTCCCCGTGCGGTATCGGAGAGAACTGAGCGCATCTTGCTACCTCGGCGTTTGTGTTGGTTGGATACGAAGCCGCAGGTTATTGTCCAGGACGATGAAGAGTACCAGGCGTATCAGTCCACCGACGTCAAGCAG AACGCAAAGCATTGTCCCGAGTATCTCTTCGTTGCCTGGAGAGTCTCTCAGCTCGAAACAGAGAATCTCCAAGACAAAGAAGCCCTCCATGAGCTGGCCCAGCGTGCAACTAAGGAGGCTGGTTTGAGCTGCTATTGGATCAGTGAGAACTGCTTCACAGCgcctgaggaggagttgtCTCTGGACGTCTGGAGAATGAGCGACATTGTGCGAGGTTCGAGCGGTATGGCGATAGCTCTCGGCAGACTGCCTGATGAGGATACTTCAGCCGACTTGAACAGCGACAAGGACCCCTGCTACGCCCTCTTGACTTCTTGGTCTCAGTCCATTTGGACCTTTCCAGAACTTCTCCTCAGCAAACGGTCCACGATAACATGCTACTACTTCTCCGATCATGAGGAAGAGCCGTCAGCCAAGGCCTCTGACCCGTTCCGGGATTCTTCAGCATCGCCATATGGCACAATTCGGAAGCAAATCATTCCGAAGAACCAGTTAGCTGCCCGGTGTCTCGAGACGTCGAGAGATCGCTACCAGGTTCGTCGCTTGATCGACCACTACTCCGGCAACCTCAAACTGAGCGATCTCGAGCTCACCACA TTCCGTCAAGCCGGGACTCAGTACCTCCCTGGTGACTACTCCTGTGCACTCATGGGATTGTTGGGCAGACGGCCATCAGTTCACCGAAGTGACTCTGCCTTCCTCGCATTCGCTCGCTTGTCTCTCGAGAATTACAACAACCGACTGTTTGAGAGGATGCTTTGCTTGTTGCAACATGAAGAGCAGGTGTGGTACGACACAACCGACGTGTATGGTGCCCGACTTTGGGACATTGAGCCCAGCGTCCAGGTGGCTGGCATCGGAGTTTACAACGAACAGGAAGCCAAGATGGACGCGGTGAATGAGCGCGAATATGACCAGGAGTTCTTCCACCAAGATGATGACGGGGTTACTTCCGAGAAGGTCCTCCCACCCAGTCCCATATCCCACTCCAAGCGGCAATACCCCCCTTCAGTTGCAAGCCAGCCACGAACCCATCTTGCCTCCCGCTCTCAGGTCTCGTTCCAAAGCCACGCTCCCCTCAGCCCGCCCACGTCGATCTCACATCCAGCTTacaactcccccctccaagagCCTTGGTCCCCCACCGTCACAGAAATGACCGAACTCACGAGTCCTTCcacccagcagcaaaagccAAAATACTCCCATGCCCAGCTTAATCCTGAGGCCGATACCACCATCCTTGACGGCTGCCTCGCCGCCACAGTTCACTGGTCCGAATTCTGCACTCCCCTCACAACCTCATACCCCGCCCTCTTCCACCGCATCCTCAAGTGGCTCCTGCGTGTCAATATCATCCCTTTGATCGTCGGCACTATCCTTGCCCTGATCCCCACGCCTCCAGTCAGCGGATTTGGCGCATTTATCCTCGCCTattccctctccatcctggtggcctcccccttcatcaTCCGCATCCTGTATGGCGGCAAGTTCTGGGGCGTCcagtccttcttcttcgggtTCGAGGGGTACATGCCCATCGGCGAGATTGAGCGCAAGATATGGGGTGCCGACATGGGCAGGCTGAAGTGGAGCTGGTATGCGAGCTCGCCCCTGGCGGTGCACAAGATCGAAGAGGAAGGCAGATACATTGTGAGTGAGGATCCCACTGCTgtggaggagacgaggaggatggtggaggaggcgaagaacGCTGGGCCGGGGGATTTGAGG GTATTCACGCTGGTTGATACGTACAGCATGACGGCGACGTTGTTCCAGGCTCGAAGGTTGCCCCAAGCCCTGCTCATTTGCGGAAGTGAGGGTGGCATGCAGAGGGCGCTGGGATGCTCATTCGAATGGACCACGCAGACCTTCTACAAGGAAACCGTGTTGCGGTTGGAGACGAGGGTGTTGGATAAGATGGACCGGAtcaggagggtgaggttaGGGATTAAACGGGGCCATATGGAGGCTACACACCGTGCTAGTTTGTGA
- a CDS encoding uncharacterized protein (EggNog:ENOG503P3BZ), with protein MSLFLNRRLYLERFQQDRPARGDEYGCTLLQWPGATTGTLCRDHLTRATEIAAFPASEFTIVLAPIDDPSPDSLAGFEALVERYDIPGAFLEERTQGVLNSFGYIPEGPGSYCVWTHFLLKDIERNETSGATEISTKPQRKPLNTCLVNYFRRMFLSSKAPTTASAQQFEMHQPRMSYTETNKDDADDFLPSWTSRSLFLRATNHGGNNARITLLCFEPSPFLEEELVNLPQRIDWSQIMANPFILLEMIMYDLYMQLDINLWELRDIFQVEQKHFGYLTANPTLPLADIDFSALHLLADYIIMLREGCHGLLSTVDAIVDHYQKYSTVEDAILPDKTYEAFNYCRRLVASTSERAGTFEKRINNLATLFFNHTSQQDNAMLMRDSSSVKAIAVVTLVFLL; from the exons ATGTCACTATTCTTGAACAGAAGATTGTATCTTGAGCGCTTTCAACAAGATCGTCCCGCACGAGGCGACGAATATGGTTGCACGCTCCTTCAGTGGCCCGGTG CAACGACAGGTACACTTTGCCGGGATCACCTCACCCGAGCGACCGAGATTGCAGCTTTCCCTGCAAGCGAATTTACTATTGT CCTTGCTCCCATAGACGATCCGTCCCCTGACAGTCTTGCGGGCTTTGAGGCTTTGGTTGAGCGATATGATATCCCAGGTGCCTTTCTTGAAGAAAGAACGCAAGGAGTCTTGAACTCATTTGGTTATATTCCAGAAGGCCCCGGGTCATACT GTGTTTGGACACACTTTCTCCTCAAGGACATTGAACGAAATGAGACGTCGGGCGCCACTGAAATCTCTACAAAGCCTCAACGAAAGCCCCTGAATACCTGCCTTGTGAACTATTTTCGACGCATGTTTCTCTCTTCAAAAGCACCAACCACGGCCTCAGCTCAGCAATTCGAAATGCACCAACCGCGAATGTCCTACACTGAGACAAACAAAGACGATGCTGATGACTTTCTGCCAAGCTGGACGTCGAGATCCCTTTTTCTTCGTGCAACCAACCACGGCGGTAACAATGCAAGAATCACGCTCCTCTGCTTTGAGCCCTCGCCTTTCTTAGAAGAGGAGCTCGTCAATTTGCCCCAACGCATCGATTGGAGTCAGATCATGGCGAACCCGTTCATTCTTCTCGAGATGATCATGTATGACTTGTACATGCAGCTCGATATCAATCTCTGGGAACTACGCGACATCTTTCAGGTTGAGCAAAAGCACTTTGGTTACCTCACCGCCAATCCAACACTCCCACTGGCAGACATTGACTTTTCGGCTCTCCATCTTCTGGCAGACTACATCATCATGCTTCGAGAGGGATGCCATGGTTTACTGAGCACCGTTGACGCAATTGTTGATCACTATCAAAAGTACAGCACGGTTGAGGATGCAATCCTGCCAGACAAAACATACGAGGCATTCAACTATTGCCGTCGTCTTGTCGCTTCGACGTCCGAACGTGCCGGCACATTCGAGAAACGGATCAACAACCTGGCAACTCTCTTTTTCAACCATACCTCCCAACAAGACAATGCAATGCTGATGAGGGACAGCTCAAGCGTCAAGGCCATCGCTGTCGTCACCCTGGTTTTCCTCCTGTAA
- a CDS encoding uncharacterized protein (EggNog:ENOG503NYTT; COG:P) — MSATAFPSRTTPRHAWSLTAARVKHRLAVTSLVWTVSPCVLAMMVAQNTRVKVSQNRRSSSSCRGRKSKRPCGHHARKTRDSYAATLEAPGCICRALLALGQESCCIPNKGPSKERERISTSSSDLAVSVGGFSARPCCPATPKERDGIKNCQKSCCDIKQQTPAQYGACAGSSATSHHKDRPTLSSTAQLQVHSGSRPGGPTCCDEGRSMEPTGTTLDPEQGLSTHEHIVLSITGMTCTSCETKLHRTLGTFPGIKNLKTSLVLSRAEFDLDNRSLVDVMRHVERTTEFKCERVKKGASVDVIVPGGASAFMGERWPKGVTDMALVNDTTVNISYDPQLVGARDLVERGWGVPVELAPPQPDASLSNGSRYVKHIGLMTLASILLTIPVLVLAWAPLHGHEIAYESGSLALATLVQFLVAGPFYPKALKALVFSRVIEMDLLIVLSTSAAYVFSVVSFAFLVTGEPLSTGSFFETSTLLVTLIMVGRYVAALARQKAVESISIRSLQVNTAILVDFHGDHGREIDTRLLQLGDIFKVMPESRIPTDGTTLAGTSEVDESMVTGESRPVVKSPGSPVIAGTSNGLSPLLVRVTRIPGDNTIDTIAAMVDEAKLSKPTMQRLADRVASYFVPVISLLMIITFAIWIAVGIRVRGVSAREAIIEAVTYAITVLIVCCPCAIGLAVPMVVVIATGVGAEHGVIFKSAESIEVAYQAKYVILDKTGTLTEGKLSVVYYDGTDGELVNMSLLLELLESTKHPVSLAVATFLKDKGVLSSSTVQDIRSLPGKGVQGLGLDGQILQAGNVRWLDVESDLRVQMLQEAGHTVFCFTIDGKLAAVFGLQDTLRKETATTIQSLQNRNVAVHVLSGDDDGPVRAVTDQLGIPCSNVRSHCTPADKKSYIEDILSHSPESVVIFCGDGTNDAVALAQATVGIAISRSLDSTAELAESAADVVLMRPDLKGILTVMDLSRKSVHRIIFNFAWSFAYNLFAVLLAAGAFMSLNNTRIPPEFAGLGELVSVLPVILAAVLLKWARF, encoded by the exons ATGTCAGCGACCGCCTTCCCAAGCAGGACAACGCCACGGCACGCCTGGAGCCTGACTGCTGCAAGGGTAAAACATCGCCTTGCTGTGACATCTCTTGTTTGGACCGTCTCGCCCTGCGTGCTTGCCATGATGGTGGCTCAGAACACAAGGGTCAAGGTAT CTCAAAACCGTCGCTCAAGCTCATCATGCCGTGGACGAAAGAGCAAACGACCCTGTGGCCACCATGCACGCAAGACAAGAGATTCATACGCAGCCACACTGGAGGCTCCTGGTTGTATTTGCCGCGCTCTGTTAGCTCTTGGCCAGGAGTCTTGTTGTATCCCCAACAAGGGTCCTTCGAAGGAGCGTGAGCGAATCTCCACATCATCGTCAGATCTCGCTGTCTCAGTCGGCGGTTTCTCTGCAAGGCCTTGCTGCCCAGCTACTCCCAAGGAAAGAGACGGCATCAAAAACTGCCAGAAGAGTTGTTGTGACATCAAACAACAAACCCCAGCGCAATACGGCGCCTGTGCTGGCTCTTCAGCGACTTCTCATCATAAGGATCGGCCAACACTCTCTAGCACCGCGCAACTCCAAGTTCATTCAGGCTCCCGCCCAGGAGGGCCAACCTGCTGCGATGAAGGCCGCTCTATGGAGCCGACGGGCACAACTCTGGACCCTGAGCAAGGCCTGTCTACTCATGAACACATCGTCCTCAGTATTACAGGCATGACTTGTACCAGCTGTGAAACAAAGCTCCATCGCACCCTTGGCACTTTCCCCGGCATCAAGAACCTGAAAACCAGTCTGGTTCTTTCTCGAGCTGAATTCGATCTTGATAACAGGTCCCTAGTTGATGTTATGAGGCACGTCGAGAGGACCACCGAGTTCAAGTGCGAAAGGGTGAAAAAGGGAGCCTCGGTTGATGTCATCGTGCCAGGAGGTGCATCAGCATTTATGGGGGAGCGGTGGCCGAAGGGTGTGACAGACATGGCCTTGGTCAACGACACAACTGTCAACATATCCTATGACCCGCAACTTGTTGGTGCCCGGGATCTAGTTGAGAGAGGCTGGGGCGTGCCCGTTGAGCTCGCCCCCCCTCAGCCAGATGCCTCTCTGTCAAATGGGAGCAGGTATGTCAAGCACATCGGACTCATGACGCTCGCGTCCATCCTTTTGACCATTCCTGTACTGGTTCTTGCTTGGGCACCGCTCCACGGGCATGAGATTGCATACGAATCAGGCTCGCTTGCCCTGGCTACTCTGGTTCAATTCTTGGTGGCCGGACCCTTTTATCCCAAGGCCCTCAAGGCTCTCGTCTTCTCCCGTGTCATCGAGATGGACCTTCTCATTGTCCTCAGCACCAGCGCCGCTTATGTTTTCTCGGTCGTGTCCTTTGCATTTCTTGTGACTGGAGAACCGCTGTCGACCGGCAGTTTCTTTGAGACAAGCACTTTGCTTGTCACGCTCATAATGGTCGGTCGCTATGTGGCGGCCTTGGCTCGTCAGAAAGCCGTGGAATCCATCTCGATTCGATCTCTCCAAGTCAATACCGCCATTCTCGTTGACTTCCACGGTGACCACGGCAGGGAAATCGACACCAGATTGCTTCAGTTAGGGGACATCTTCAAAGTCATGCCTGAGTCCCGAATTCCTACAGATGGTACTACTCTTGCGGGAACGTCGGAGGTGGATGAGTCCATGGTTACGGGAGAGTCTAGACCAGTCGTGAAGTCCCCTGGGTCACCTGTTATTGCGGGAACTAGCAACGGATTATCTCCACTGCTCGTCCGTGTCACTCGCATCCCCGGAGACAATACCATTgacaccatcgccgccatgGTTGACGAGGCCAAGCTATCCAAACCCACGATGCAACGCCTCGCTGACCGCGTGGCAAGCTATTTTGTCCCTGTCATATCGCTTCTCATGATCATCACGTTCGCCATCTGGATTGCGGTTGGAATCAGAGTACGTGGTGTATCGGCAAGGGAAGCGATCATCGAGGCAGTTACATACGCCATTACCGTCTTGATAGTTTGTTGTCCTTGTGCCATCGGCTTGGCCGTCCCCATGGTCGTTGTGATTGCTACCGGTGTTGGGGCCGAACACGGTGTCATCTTCAAGTCCGCTGAGAGTATCGAGGTGGCGTACCAGGCAAAATATGTCATCCTTGACAAGACTGGCACTCTGACCGAGGGCAAGTTATCTGTCGTTTATTACGACGGAACAGATGGTGAGCTGGTCAACATGTCGCTCCTTCTCGAACTGCTGGAGAGCACCAAACATCCCGTCTCCCTCGCGGTTGCTACTTTTCTGAAGGACAAGGGTGTATTGTCCTCCTCTACAGTCCAAGACATCAGGTCTCTGCCCGGAAAAGGAGTTCAAGGCCTTGGCTTGGATGGCCAAATCCTTCAGGCAGGGAATGTCCGGTGGCTCGATGTGGAGTCTGACCTCCGTGTCCAGATGCTTCAAGAAGCTGGCCACACGGTATTTTGCTTTACGATTGATGGCAAGCTTGCTGCAGTATTTGGGCTCCAAGACACACTGCGAAAAgaaacagcaaccaccaTTCAGTCCCTGCAAAACCGCAACGTAGCGGTCCACGTTCTTTCAGGAGATGACGATGGCCCTGTTCGGGCCGTCACTGATCAACTGGGGATACCCTGCTCCAACGTTCGCTCACACTGTACACCGGCAGATAAGAAGTCGTACATTGAGGATATCCTATCGCACTCTCCGGAATCCGTCGTCATCTTTTGCGGCGACGGGACCAACGACGCAGTGGCTCTAGCACAGGCTACAGTGGGCATCGCCATCAGCCGATCCCTAGACTCGACCGCAGAGCTGGCAGAATCTGCTGCCGACGTCGTGCTCATGCGGCCTGACTTGAAAGGCATCCTAACAGTAATGGATTTAAGCCGCAAGTCAGTTCATCGTATAATTTTCAACTTTGCCTGGAGCTTTGCCTACAATTTATTTGCTGTTCTGCTGGCCGCGGGCGCATTTATGTCACTCAACAATACAAGGATTCCACCAGAGTTTGCCGGGCTGGGAGAGCTGGTCAGTGTGTTGCCCGTCATTCTGGCAGCTGTACTTTTGAAGTGGGCAAGGTTTTGA